TGCGGCTGGCAGTTAACGGCCAGCGTCCGGTTTATTTCTACGGGCGCAGCGGCGGCATGTTACCGGTGGCCCGCGATGTTTACCGGGAAGTGCAAAAATTGTACTGCGGGGGTGAACAATAATGCCCAAAGTATTCAGCCGGCCCAAGAGCCTGAAGGACATCCCTTTCCACTACTGCCCGGGTTGCACCCACGGCATTGTTCACCGCCTGGTGGCCGAAGTCATAGACGAAATGGAATGCTTTGACAAAGCGATTGCCGTGGCCCCGGTGGGCTGTGCGGTCTTCGCCTACGATTACTTTGACTGCGACGCCTTCCAGGCCGCCCACGGCCGGGCGCCGGCCGTGGCTACGGGCATCAAGCGGGTGCTGCCCGACCGCCTGGTCTTCACCTACCAGGGGGACGGCGACCTGGCGGCCATTGGCACCGGCGAAGTGGTACACGCCGCGGCCCGGGGCGAAAACTTCACGGTCATCTTTATCAACAACGCCATTTACGCCATGACGGGCGGCCAGATGGCCCCCACCACCCTGCTGGGCCAGAAAACCACTACCACGCCCTACGGGCGCGACCGCCAGGTCAACGGTTGTCCGGTGCGCATGTGCGAAATGTTGGCCGTGCTGGACGGTACCGCCTATGTGGCCAGAGTGAGTGTGCACAATCCGGCCAATGTGAACAAGGCTAAAAAAGCCATCCGGCGGGCCTTTGAGGTGCAGATGGCCGGGCTGGGCTTTTCCATTGTGGAAGTGCTCTCGGCCTGCCCCACCAACTGGGGCCTTTCCCCGCTGGAAGCGTTGCAGTGGCTGGAGCAGAACATGATCCCGTATTACCCGCTGGGTGAGTTTAAAGTGCCGGCAGAGGAAGGGGGCGGCCAAAATGTTTGAAGCAATTCTCATTGCCGGGTTTGGCGGCCAGGGCGTGCT
This window of the Desulfurispora thermophila DSM 16022 genome carries:
- a CDS encoding thiamine pyrophosphate-dependent enzyme, with amino-acid sequence MPKVFSRPKSLKDIPFHYCPGCTHGIVHRLVAEVIDEMECFDKAIAVAPVGCAVFAYDYFDCDAFQAAHGRAPAVATGIKRVLPDRLVFTYQGDGDLAAIGTGEVVHAAARGENFTVIFINNAIYAMTGGQMAPTTLLGQKTTTTPYGRDRQVNGCPVRMCEMLAVLDGTAYVARVSVHNPANVNKAKKAIRRAFEVQMAGLGFSIVEVLSACPTNWGLSPLEALQWLEQNMIPYYPLGEFKVPAEEGGGQNV